CTTCGGGGTTCCACCCAGAGGGTGGCCACCGTGCTGGGGGTGTCGCAGCGCACCGTGCAGCGGTGGGTGACGAAGAAGCCAGGAGCACGTCGTCCGCCGGGTCCGATGCAGGTCCGGGCGATCGAGGAAGCGGTCCTGGCTCGGTGGCAGCCCCGGATACGAGCCCGTCGGCGTGCCCAGGCCGAGGCGGAAGGCTTCGTCTTCCATACCAGGGCGCGATTCGGGTTCGCCGCGCCAGCAGGGTCTTCGGATGATCCGCGGGTGCGGTGGATCACCCAGGACCTGCCGGGAGAGGTCGCCCGGGAGCTGTTCGCCGCCTGGGATGCCGGCGCGGGCGAGCAGCAGCAAACGGTGATCCTGGCACGCGCGCTGGGCCACGGCTACTTTCGCGAAGGGGGCCGCCGGGCCCACGGTCTGCACATCGCTTTCAGCGACGTCGAGTTCGCCGACTTCTCGATCGGCTGAGGCTGATTCTTCGAGCGACCGCGTCAGGGGTTCAGCGTCGCGAGGTCCTGACGCGGCTGGCCG
This portion of the Streptomyces caniferus genome encodes:
- the tpg gene encoding telomere-protecting terminal protein Tpg — translated: LRGSTQRVATVLGVSQRTVQRWVTKKPGARRPPGPMQVRAIEEAVLARWQPRIRARRRAQAEAEGFVFHTRARFGFAAPAGSSDDPRVRWITQDLPGEVARELFAAWDAGAGEQQQTVILARALGHGYFREGGRRAHGLHIAFSDVEFADFSIG